The DNA sequence GCGGGCGGCGGCGGTGCCACCTTCTTCAAGCTCACCAGCCATGCAGTGCAGGCGTATCTGCTGGCCGGTCAGGGCGCCCCGGCCCGTGCCGTCACGGCCGCCGAGCGGCTGAGCGCCGAGTGCGACAAGCACGGGGAGCTGTGGATGCGGGCGTGGGGCGACTACTACCTGGGCCTGGCCCGGCTCGGCCTCGGGGACGCCGAGTCCGCCGCCGACTGCGCGCGGGCCGCCCTCGCCGCCAAGTGGCGCATCCACGACCACCTCGGCACCGCCGCGGCCGTCGATCTCCTGGTGTGCGTCGAGGCCGCGCGCGGGCGGCCCGAGCGCGCCGCCCGTCTGCTCGGAGCCGCCGCCGAGCTGTGGCGCCGGGTGGGGCTCGCGCGGTTCGGGGACGCCGAGGCCACCGTCTTCCAGCGGGAGCAGCGGCGCAGGCTCCGCGGGGAACTGGGTGACGCGCGGTTCGGCCGCCTCCTCGGCGAGGGCCTGGCCCTGGACACCTCCGAGACCGTGGCGTTCGCCCTCGCCGAGGTGCCGGAGGCCGGGCCCTGAGCCCGCCCCGGCGCGAACCGCCCCTGGGGTCACCCCGCGTGCGCCCCGGGTCGTGCGCACTCCCCCCGCTCACCCGATCGAGCGACACCCTTTCCCTGACGGGGCTGTTGAGGGGGTTGTACCGTCCCACCGTGCTACCGCGGAGCTCGGCACGGCCCAAGCAACCACGACGACCGCACACGACTGCCGAGGTGAGCAGCCGCCATGAGTGAGCCCTGGCAACAGGACATCCTGCGCCGCCGACCAGCGCTCCCCGTGTCGCGCCGCACGGGGTGGTCCTCGCGCAGCCGCGTCCTCGCCGGACACACCGTCGTGGAGCTGCGCGGGGAGATCGACCTCGACGCCGACGCCGAACTCCGCCTCTATCTGGACGGGATGACCTGTCGGCCGTTCGTCCGCCTCGTGGTCGACCTGCGCCCGGTGACGTTCATCGACTGCGTCGGCCTCTCCCTCCTCGTCCGGGCCCATCGACGGGTGCGGGAGCGCGCGGGCAGGCTCCTGCTCGTGGGCAGCGACCCGCTGCTGCTGCGGACGCTGCGCATCACCGGCCTCGACCGGCCGCTGCCGGCCCACCCCACCCTCGACCACGCGCTGGCCGCGGGTGAGGCGTCGCCGCCTGCCGTCGAGGACGTCATGGGCGCCACCGGGAGCGAGGGGCCGTCCGTGGTGTCCCAGGGGTACGGCGAGACTCCTCAGGACCCGACCGTGTGATCCGGTGGGGTGCGTCGCCGCACCCCACCCACAACAACGTCCCCGGATGACACCGGTGCCACTGTGGGCCCGTTCATCCCTTTCGGCACTCCAGAAATCGCACAAGGAGTCGCCTTGATTCCCGGGAATAACGCGGTACAAGAAAAGGCTTTCGCCGCTACACTCGCTCACCTGGATATCCGGCTTGGGGATTTCGGGGGAGGATCACACATGGCCGATGATCCACGCTCACAAGATTCGACCGCACGGCAAGGACGCCGTCGCCCATGGGCGCGGGAAGTCCCGCCGGAGGCCGCGGAAGCCATCGTCGGAGTTCTGCAACTCCTCGGCGGCGTCGCGATCAAAATCGCTCAAGTGCCGCGCCCGTTGCAGCTCAAGAAGCTCACCTTCGACGAGGTCGTCCGCTATTTCGTGGAGGAGCGTCCGGACGTGCCTCAGGTGCACCACGGCGCTCTCCTCACCCGGCAGGGGCTTTCCTACGGATTCCCCTGCCTCCAGGTGTTCGTCGACCGCGACAACAAGCCCTGCCTGCAGCCCTCCGGGGAGCCGTACGGCAGGTTCATGGTGGCGAGGGAGCTGGACGGTGAACTCCGGGGGATGTTCGGCGGCCGGGAACTCATCATCTTCGAGTAGCACCGCACCCGGGGGCGGGGCAGTACGGGAGGAATCGATGGGGAAATGGGCGGCCGCGGCCGCCGGATTGGCCGTCGCGGTGCCGTTGCTCGTCGCGGTGTTCCGTGCGCGCAGGAGGAGGAAGCGACGGGAAACAGAGATCGACCAAGCGGAGCTGAACCGCTGGTTCCGGCGTCACCGCTGATACCGGGGCGGCCCCGCACGACGAGTTTCGTAGCCACATACGAACGACAACACGTAGCCACACACGAACGACAACAGCAGAGAAACGAACAGCATCGGGGGGAAAGACACCAATGGATCCACTCTCCCTCATCGCCGCGATCGCCTTCTTCGGCTATATCGCGGTGGTGATCGTCTCCATCACCGTGGAAATCATCACGGAATGGTTCCGGGCGCGCGGCAAGATCAAGGCGGACAACGCCAACGCGATCGCCTTCTCGCTCGCCGAGCGCATCGCCAACAAGGACTACGCGAAGGTGGGCGGGGTGTTCGACAAGACCCCGGCGGCCGCGACGACGCGGGTCGTACAGGGCTTCTTCGACGAGCGGACCGGTCGGGTGATCGAGGCACGGGCGCTCGCCAGCACCCGTCAGCCCGGTGCCGACGTGGTGCGCCACCACGCGGCGGGCCGCGGACTCGTCGTCTACACCTGAGGGGCTGCGGTGGAACCCATCAGCCTCCTCCTGCTCCTGATGGCGGGAGGCTTCGCCGCCGGAGCCGTCATCGCCCTGGTGACCTGGGACATGGTGGACAACTGGATCTCCGCGCGGGCCGTGCGGGGCGGCTATGCGGAGATCCTGTCCGAGCGCCTCACCACCGGCGACTACCACATCGTCGCAGGCATCTTCAGCCCGTACGGCGTCAGGGCGGCGACCCAGGTCTGGGACGCCCACGCCCTCGACCCCGAACTCGCCCGCAGGCTCCGCACGTCGAGGGGTGTGATCCGTGTCCAGACATGAGCGCGGCCTCGAAGAGCACGGCACGGACAACGGCTCCTGGTCCACGCCCCGGCTCTTCCTGAGCGGATTCCCCGCGGACGTTCCGGACCGGGAGCTGGTGAAGTTCAGGGTGCGTCTGTTCGCCATGCTCGGCGAGATCGTCAACCACTACCGGCCCGACCCCTTCACCCTGAGCGCCGGATACGGCACGCTGCCGCCGCGCCCCGGCCAGGAGCCCGCGCGGTGGCCCGCGGAGGAGGAGCCGCAGACACCCGCGTTCTCCACGGTCGATCCGCTGTACACCTTCGACCAGCTGGTCCTGCCCGAGGAGACGGTCGACAGGCTGCTCGACTGCGTCTCGCTCGTCGAGGTGGCCCCGCTCGTCTTCGACACCTGGAACCTGCGCTCGATCGAGCCCCATCCGTCCACGGCGGTCAACTTCCGGGGCCCGCCCGGCACCGGCAAGACCATGGCCGCCCACGCCATCGCGCACCGGCTCGGCCGGCGCATCCTCAGCTGCCGCCTCTCGGACCTGGAGAGCAAGTACCACGGCGACGGTCCCAAGAACCTCGCCGCGCTGTTCGCCGCGGCCAAGGAGCAGCACGCGGTCCTCTTCGTCGACGAGGCCGAGTCGCTGCTCTCGCGCCGGTTCGCCCAGCCCCAGCAGGCCGCCGAGAGCGCCATCAACTCCATGCGGACCGAGCTCCTCATGGCGCTCGACACCTTCCAGGGCCTGGTGATCTTCGCGAGCAACCTGCCGCACAGCTACGACGCGGCCGTCGAATCCCGGCTGCTGCACGTCGACTTCGTCCTGCCCGACCACGCGGCCCGGCGCCGGATCTGGCAGACCCATCTGCCCGCCGAGCTGCCCGTGCACGACGACGTCTCGCTGGAGGAGCTGGCCGACGTCGGCGACGTCTCGGGCCGGGACATCAAGCTGGCGGTCATCCTCGCCGCGGTCGGCACGGCCCGTCGCCGCCAGGACGCCGTCACCCGGGACAGCCTGCTCACCGCCCTCAAGGAACAGCGCACTCCCCCGCCCTCGCCACCGGCGCCGGACGAGTCGGGTGCCGAACTCTCCGACGAGGGCAAGCGGTCGGTCGCCGAACAGCTGCGCCGACGCCTCGCGGACGCGAAGGCCGACAGCGGCGCGGGGCACGAGGGCGCGAGCGGCACGGACGGAGGTGACGCGGAGACCCCGGCCTGAGCCGGGCCGGGACACATATGCGCACGACGGCCCGCGGGCCCGGCCGGACCCGCGGGCTCAGCCGTTGTCCTCCTCGGGGTCGTCCGGCGTGAGCGAGGGGCCCAGGTACAGCAGGCGGTTGGGCGAGCCGGGGCCGACCGTGAGGACGTCGGGCGTGGCAGCGTCGATGATCCGCTGCTTGAGGACGGCCGGGGTGCTCGCCGCGTCGTCGTCCAGGGCGAGCAGGACGGCCCCGGTGGTGTAGGGAGCGGCGAAGGACGTGCCGTTGACCGTGGCGGACCCGCCGCCCATCCGCGCGGCGAGGACCTGGTGCCCGGGGGCGTAGAGGCTCACGCAGCGGCCGTAGTTGCTGGTGGCGGACTGGATGTCGCCGCGCGTGCTGTTGCCGACCGCCAGGACGCTCGCCGCGCGCGCGGGCGAGCGAAGGCAGGCGTTGCCGCCCTGGTTGCCCGCGGCGGCGACGGTCAGGATGCCGTGGTCCTTCGCGAGCTTGTCGACGGCCGCGTCGGTGGTCGGGAACAGCGGCGAGCTGAGCGAGGAGTTCACCACCGCCGCCGGGACCGCGTTCTTCGCGACCCACTCGTAGCCCGCGAGCAGGCCCTCGCTGGTGCCCCTGTTCTCGCAGTTGAGAACCCGCACCGACACCAGTCTGGCCTTCCGCGCCACCCCGTGGACGGCACCGCCCGCGAGGGAGGCGACGCTGGTGCCGTGGCCGTAACAGTCCTTGCCGTCACCGCCGAAGGCGTCGTAGCCCAGCGTCGCCCGGCCCTCGAAGTCCGCGTGGTCGAAGTCGATGCCGCTGTCGAGGATGTACGCGGTCGTGCCCTCGCCGTCCTCACCGGGTGTGAAGGTTCCGTCGAGCGGCAGCCGGCGCTGGTCGATCCGGTCCAGGCCCCACGACGCGGTGGGGTCCGCCACGCGTCTCCAGGTCGTGCTGCGCGGGCCGGAGATGATGCCGACCTGCTCCACCGCCGCCACGCCCGGAAGGCGCCGTACGGTGCGCAGCTGCCGCGGGGTCAGGTCGGCGGAGAAGCCGTTGAGCACCTCGCGGAAGGTCTGCCGCACCGGGAGGCGCCACTGCTCCGCCGCGCGGTCGGACGGCACGCTCGGATCCAGAGTGACGATGTACCGGCCGGGCAGGGCGTGGTCCGCCTCGTGCAGGGGGGCGGGTGCCCGCTGTCCGGCCGTCGCCCCGGGGGCGGTCACGAGGCCGGTCGCGAGGGCTGCGGTGGCGAGGGCGGTGGCGGCGACGCGCCGGGGTGGTCGGGGCATGAGGTGCTCCAGGTGAGGGGGCTGGTGCGGACCGCACGGCCGACAGGCCGCTCTGTATCTCTCACCGGGGCGCGCCCGGGTCTACCCGCCATCCCTCCGATGGCGCACGCCCCCTTGGCCCACAGGGCGGCAGCGCCCTGCGCCACGCGTGCGACCGAGGAGCGGGACGGGCGCCCGTACGGCCAGGAGCGGGATCCGGCCTTGCTGGGGCGGGCATCGACAGGGGCGTCGGCGGGGTCTCGCGCACGGCCGCGAACGGGCGGCGGCCGTCCTCGGCGCCCGTACCGCCGACGATCGCGGGCGCAGCGCCCTGCACGACGAGCCGCGCCACATCCGGCACGCGGCGCTGACCGACCCGTCCGACGGCTGAGCGCCCTGCCGCGCCTCCGCGACGCACGGTGCCTTTGGGGTGACACCCCCGGGATCCCCGCCGCTCCCGGGGCCCGGCCCTTTAAGATTCCACCGTTCCGCCGCACAGCCAGGAGGTGCCGATGTCCGCACCGGAGAAGCCCCGCCTGCTGGTCTCCTTCGACCAGTACCTGCCGTATGTGTCCTCCGAGCAGACCGGAGCACTGTGGAAGCTGGCGGAGGAGCGGCGGCAGCTCGACGCCAACCTCATCAGACTGCCTCCCGACGGCGGTGTGGCGGCCCATGTGGAGCACGCCCTGGACGTCCTCCTGCTCGTCGTCGCGGGCGACGGCCAGCTGGACTCCGACGGCGAGCAGCTCGCCCTTGCCGCCGGGTCCGTGGTGTGGCTGCCGCGCTCGTCCCGGCGCGCGCTCGGCGCCGGGGCACACGGCCTGGTCTATCTGACCGTGCACACGCGCCGCCCCGGCATGAGCGTCGTCGGCACCGCGGCCTCGGCCGTCACCGTACGCGAGGGCGGCGAGGCCCCGTGCTCCCTGGACCGGGTCTGCCCGGAGTGCGGCACGATGCGGGCCGAGCCGGGGGCGCCCTTCTGCGCGTGGTGCGGCGAGCGGGTGTCCGCCGCGGGCTGATTCCGGTTCCGGCACACGGCTCAGGACTGCTCCGGCAGGTCGGCCGGGGTGCGGCCCAGGACGAGCTGGTCGAAGAGGGCGCCGCCGCCGATGGTGCGCAGGCTGAGGCTCCGGACGCGGAAGTCGGCCTGGGTGCGGGTGAGTTCCCACAGGTCCAGGCGTACGGTCGTCCAGGCTCGCGGTGGGGTGGGGAAGTTGACCTGGGCCAGGACCGCGGCGTCCGGCCAGGTGGAGGAGCCGGCGAGGACCACCACGGCGGGGGCGTTCCAGGCGAGGCCGAGCCGCAGGCCCATGACGCTCGTGGCGGACCCGGTCGCCTTCCAGGCGAACTGGAAGTACCGGTACTGGCCCGGCTCGGGGTGCTCCGCGATCTGGAAGTCCCACTCGGGGATCACATGGCCGAACGGCGCGAAGTACTGGGGGTGCGCGACGGCTTCCGAGACGCCGTCGGTGACGTCGAGGCGGACGCAGGTGCCTCCCTCGGGGCGGGCGTCGCCCCGCTGGAACGAGAGCGCACCGTGGAAGAGCGTCCGCAGATCGCTCTCCCGGTCCTCGAAGAGGGTCGCCCGGCACTGCTTGTCGATGACGTCCCGGTGGGAGTTGCCCAGGACCGCGCCGTGGAAGGCCAGTTCACCCATGCGGAGGTTGCCCACGGGCCAGGCGCTGCCGCCGGTCGTCACGAACCGGAACCAGGACGCCACCAGCGGCGTGGTGAACAGGTGCGTGTGCACGGCTCGGTCGGACAGGAGCATCGGCCCGTCGACCCAGCGTCCGGCGCGGGTGTCCCACCACTGGAGCCGGACGTCGCGCAGCCATGACTCGGGGTGCGCGGGGTCCTCGGCGATCGTGACGCCGTCGAGGCGCAGCAGGGTCCGGTAGGTGTCGACGGTCAGCTCGAACTTGCCGTGCCAGCCGCTGTCCACGGAGTTGATGACCCACCAGGGCAGCCAGGGCCTCGCGGGCGCCGTGCCGCTGCCGTCGAGCAGGATGGCGGTGTCGTTCTGCTGCGAGAGGTAGATCTCCTGGTCCCGGTCGAGGAGCCGGGTGCGGAAGACGACTCCCGTCCGTTTGAGCAGGTTGTCCGTCAGAGGGTGCGGGGTGGCGGCGGAGTTGCCCCAGGTGCGGCGCACCAGCGGGGTCGGGTCCGGGGCCCGCAGTCTGGGCCGGATGTCCTGCTCGGTCGGGGTGAGCCTGCTCTGCCAGCGCGGCCGCAGGTCGGGGCGGTAGCGGACGACGGTGCCCATCCAGGTCGCGGCGAGGAGGTCGCCGCCGGGCAGCCAGGCCGGGACCGGCAGCGCCTTCAGGTCGGCCGTGCCGACGACGGCGCCCTGACGGGTCAGGACGGCCAGGGTGCCCAGCTCGCTGCCGACGGCGACACGGGTGCCGTCGGGCGAGACTCGGGGGCGGCGCAGCAGGTCGTCGCCGGTGTACGTCCACAGGAGCCCGCCGTCGGCGCCGAAGACCTTCAGCTGCCGGTCCTTGGTGACGGCGATGAGGGATCCGTCGCCGGAGACAGAGACCTCGTCGGCGGCGGCCGGGACGGTGTTGCGCAGGGCTCCGCCCCGGATGACGTAGAGTCGGCCGCCCTCGGTGTCCGACCAGATCACGACGGTGCTCCGGTCGCGGCTGACCACGCCGCCGCCGAAGGCGCCGATGTCGGCGACGTGCAGCGACCACAGCGTCGCCCCGTCCGCCGCCGCGAGACCGGTGATCCGGCCGCCCGCGAAGGTGATCAGGGTGGCGTTGTCGGCGGCGAGGAGCCGCAGCGGTGCGCGCCGGTGCTCGGCCCACCACTGGTGCGCCCAGCGCTCGGCGCCGGAGCTGTCCCAGAGGGCCAGGCCGAGATCGCCGCAGGTGGCGACCCAGGAGCCGTCGGGTGCCACGGCGAAGTTGTTCAGGCCGAGGTCGTAGCCCCATTCGCCGCGCGCCCAGTTGGTGGCCCGCTTGGGCAGCCCGAACAGGGCGAAACGGCGCCGGGCCGTGCCCGACGCCGGGTCCAGGAGGTACAGGTGGTAGCCCTCGGCGCTGAGCACGTCGAAGCCCTGCGCGGCGAACCCGCCCGCGTGGGCGACGGGACCGTAGGCGAAGTGGTGCCCGACGCGCTGCCGCCAGGTCGTGCGGCCGGTGGCGAGGTCGATGCCGTGGACGTTGTGGTCCCAGTTGAAGGTGGTGAGCGCCGCGCTCCTGCCGTCCGCCGCGACGGCGATGTCGCGGACGTGCGGGCCGAAGGCGTCCTCTGACGCCGTCGGCAGCGGGCCGTGCACCACCGGTACGACGGCGTAGAGCCTGCCGGGCACGGAGCGCAGGTCGGCGGTGAACTCGTCGCCGAGCAGCGTGGTGACGGGCTTGCCGGTGAGCAGGTCGACCACCTGATGCAGCAGGGGCAGGCGCACCTTGATCCTGGCCATGACGGGGATCCGGTGGGCGCACAGCAGGCCCACGCGCCAGGCGAGGCCCGGCTCCCAGTCGAGCAGGGTGTTGTTGACGACCCAGAGGTAGCGGACGCCGCCCGCGGTCCATTCGCTGAGGTGCACTTCCGGGTTGTCGACGCACTCGGAGGAGGGCGTCACGGCGCTCAGTGCGGTGCGCAGCGTGGCGGCCTGCTCCAGGAAGAGCGTGCGCAGTGCCGCGTAGGCGGCGTCGTTGTTCTGGATGGGCTGCTGGTAGGCGTCCTTGTTCTGCTGCTGGGTCTTCTCCACGTGGTCGAAGCCGATGGGGAGCCGGGTGGAGCCGGTGACCCGGTCCGGGTGGCAGGTGGCGTCGGCGAACACCGGTACGCCGGCTGCCGCGACGGCCGCCGCCAGGGGCGGGTCGAGCTCCACGGTCTGGCCCACGACGAGCACCGCCTGGTAGCGGCTCAGCACCTCGGCGTCGGCGTCCTCGGCGCACACGAAGGACGCCGGGCGCTGCGCGTACAAGCACGCGCAGTACGCCTCGTAGAGCCGCTGGAAGTAGACGCCCGCGTACTGCCCTTCGTTGAACTCGATGCGCTGCATGCGGGTGGACACGACGATGGCGACGGGGTCGGTGCTCCGCGCCCCCGCGGTGACCGGGCCGAGGCGGGCGCACAGGTCGAACAGGGCGCGCAGGACGGAGGTCTTGCCCGCGCTGCCGCTGCGCGGGTCGCCCGGGACGCCGCCGCTGCCGCCTGCGCGCTCGTCCTGGGCGTCGGCTCCCTCCAGGTGCTCGGCCCCGATGTCGGTGACCATGCCCGTGCCGTGCGCGCCTCGCATCACCTGCTGGAGGAGCGTCGGCATGATCATTCCGCCGGTGCCGTCGTCGTTCCCCAGCTCGGGGTGGCCCCAGGCGGGTCGGCCCGGTCGGCGGTAGAAGTCGACCATGTGCCGGGTGACCAGCGGTGCCTGGATCTGCTCCGCCTGGAAGTGCAGGTCGACCTCGTCGGCGCCGGTGAACACGAGCTGCGGCGGGGCCTGCCGTTCGCGGTAGGGGCCGGTGATCGCGCCGACGCCGTTCGGCATGAGCGACTTCAGGACGGTGCGGAAGTGGTCCGCGGCCGCGCGCTTGTGGGCGAAGGTCCGGTCGCTGACGGTGTCCAGGACGGCCGACCAGGCTCCGTTCGCCGTCTGCGCCTGGGCCAGGGCCTTTCGGTAGGCGGCCAGCTCGGCGGGGTCCTTCGCGGCGGCCTCGCCGATGGCGCCCGCCCACTGCCACCAGTTGGCGCCCCAGGTCCAGCCCCTGAAGGCGGCGTACGGCAGGAACTTCTCGGTGACCGCCGTCAGGTCGGCGTCGAGCTGCGGCAGGGTCCGGCGTTCGAAGTTCTTCGGGGTGCCCTTGGGGAGGAAGGGCACGTAGGCGTCGTTCGCCAGCAGGATGGCCTGGGTCTCCATCCCGTACGCGCCATAGGCGGCGACGGCGCGGCGGCGCGGGTCCTCGACCAGGGCCTTGGCGGGGGCGACGCCGTCGCGGGCCTGCGTCAGACGAGCCACCAGGTCGAGGCCGATGCCCTGGTGGATGCCCTGGTCGGCGCGGACCTCCCCGTAGGCGCCGGGCTCGGCGCGGTCCACGAAGAGGTTGATGCCGAGCGTGCGCGCCCGCGCCACGTACGCCGCGGTCGTCTCCGGCGCGTCCCTGAACTCCGGCAGGTCGCCGCCCCCGCGGACCTGGTGCGTCGCCCGGGGGTCCGCCGGGAAGCCCTGGGCGTAGATGTCGCCGTACTGCGTGATGTGGTAGCCGGGCCGCTCGGCGAGGCCCGGTCCGATCTCCAGGTGCTGCGGGGCGACGGTGAAGCCCTGAACGTCGGCGTCGAGCAGGTGCCGGCCCGGTTCCAGGCCACGGGTGACGTCCGCGCCGAAGGCCAGCGTGCCGGTGCCGTCCGATCCCAGGGTGACGACCTGCGCGGCGACCTCCTGGCCTGCGCGCAGGAGCCGGACGCGGACGGACGCGGGCAGTTGCGTCCCCGCCGCCGCCCGGGCGCAGACCGTGATCTTCTCGGCGGACGCGCCCTCGGTGCTGCCGAGCGGTTCGCCCCGGCCGTAGTGGAAGCGGTTCGACGGGGTCCAGATCGACACCGTGCCGCGTGCGTTCGGCTGACGCACCTCGACGATGCCGTCGACGGCGTACTCGCTGTAGCGGCCGTCGGTGTCGGCCGTCACCCGCAGCTGGTACAGGCCCCGGGCGTCGGCGGGCGGGGTGACTCCACCGGCGGTGAGCGGCAGTTCGGTGAACTCCGGTACGCCGAGGGGCCGCAGCCACACCTTGAGACGGGGCCTGCTCGGCCAGCGCCCCGGGTCGTGGGCGATGGTCAGCGGCATCCGCGCCCCGGCCGTCCAGACGTCCGCGTCGTACGTCACCGTCAGCCGCTCGACGTCGGCGGAGGTCCGGGCGATCAGTGCCCCGGTGTCCAGGTCGTAGCGCTCGAAGAGGGTCACGTGGTCCCGGCGCGCGAGCGGGGTCACCTGGTCCGAGCGGCGGACGAGGAACTCCCTGCCGCGGACCCTGAGGTCCGTGACGTCGTGGTCGGTGTCGGGCAGGGCGAGGACGCGGGTGCCGGTCCTGGTCCCGTCGAGGTCGTGGATCTGTACCTCGCGGCCGCCGGTCAGGACGTAGAGGTGGCCGTCGTCGGACACGTCGTAGCCGCTGAGGACAAAGCCGACGGGCTTGGCCCGCACCGGGTTCCCCACGGGCGTGCCGTCGAACGTGCACATCCGGATCACCCCGGACTGCCACGCGGTGACGAGCAGCCCCCGCTCCTCCGCCACGCGCAGGCCGACCGTCTGTCTGCGGTCCGTGGGGTCGCTGCTCAACCGGCTCAGGTCGATGGTGTCCACCACCATCCCGCCCGGCCTGGCCGGATTCAGCCGAAGCACCCGCAGGGCGTGCTGGTCCATCGCGTAGAAGTCGCCGGACGGGCCCGCTTCCACCGCGGGAGGGGCGAAGTAGCCGTCCGTGTCGTTGACCGTGAACTCGTCGAAGGTGCCGAGGGGGCGGAAGTCGGCGTCCCAGAACGCCACCCGGTGGTTGAAGTGGTGCTCCGCGGTGGCGATCGTGCCCGCGCCGTTGGCCGTCACCGCGAGCAGCGAGTTCCCCGCCTTGCCCACGCGGGTGGTCGATCCGTCCGGGGCGAGCCGCAGGACCACGCTGGCGGGGAAGGCGGAGCTCGCCACGTACACGTTCCCGTCCCTGCCGATGCCGAGGCGGGCCGCCCACGGCTCGAACTTCGGGTCGTGCCGGGGAATGATCTGCTGCAGCGTCCTCGTCGTTCCCACGCGGCCTACCCCCTTGTGGTCGCCCCGCATGCGGCACCCCCGTGGTGGTTGCCGGGGATATCGATCAGGCTCGCATGGGGCGATCGGGGCCGTTGTCACCCGATGGGGTGACGTTGCAAGTTGGCCGATATTGCGCGCGGCAGTACGACTGCTCTTGCGCGCGGCGGTACGACGGCCCGGAGGCGGCCCCGGTGGGCCGCCTCCGGGCGGGTCACGTGGGCCCGGGCGTCAGGGCTTCGGGGCGGGTGTGGCCGGGCAGGTGGCATCGCGTGCCGGCAGCTTGCCGGTGAGCAGGTAGCGGCTGCCGTGCTTGTCGACGCAGGAGTTGGCGTCGAACAGGAACTGGCCGTGGTTGCCGCCGCCCGCGACGACCAGGCGCGAGCCCTTCAGGGCCGTGTGCATCCGGCGCGCGCCCGCCAGCGGCGTCGCCGCGTCGTCCTTGGCCTGGAGCAGCAGCGGGGGCGGCACCTTCACCGCACCGATCTTCACCGGCGTTGTGGGCCTGGCCTTCCAGAACGCGCAGGGGGCGCTGTACCAGGTGTTCAGCCAGCCGAACAGGGGCGCCTTGCGGGCCGAGGCGCGCGTGTCCGCGCGCCAGGTCTTCCAGTCCCGGGGCCAGGGGTCGTCCACGCACGAGTAGGCGAGCATGGCCGGGTTGACTCCGCCTTCGGCGAGCTGGTCGGTGGCCGAGAGCAGCCCGCCCGCGTCGCCGCGCCGGTAGTCGGACACGGACCGCGCCAGGTCGCCCCACATCAGGTCGGTGTACATGGCGGAGGCCAGCAGGTCGTCCAACTCGGCGCTCCCGGCCCGCCCTCCGGCCGGCCGGGCGTCGAGCTTCTTGCGGGTCGCTTCCCAGGCGGCGGCCACCTTCGCGCGACTGGTGCCCAGGTGGTAGGTGCGGTCGTGCTCGGCGGTCCAGGCGAAGAACTGCTCGGCGCGGTGCTGCAGCGCGGTGTTCTGCTGGAACTGGGACGTGTAGGAGCTCGCGGTCGGGTCCATCACGCTGTCCAGGACCATCCGCCCGGTGCGCTTCGGGAAGAGCGTCGCGTACGTGGCCCCGAGGCGGGTGCCGTACGAGTAGCCGAGGTAGTCGAGCTTGGACTTGCCGAGCGCGGCCCGGATGCGGTCCATGTCCCGGGCTGCGTTCTCGGTGGTCATGTGCGGCAGGAGGGCGCGGGAGTGCTTCTGGCACTGCTCGGCGACCTTGCGGGCGACGGTCAGCCGCTTCTTCTCCTGGCCGGCGTTCGCGGGCGTGTAGGGAAGGGCCGGGTGCTTGGTGAGCTTGCCGGTGTCGCCGCAGGAGACCGGGGTGCTGGCGCCGATGCCGCGCGGGTCGAAGCTGACGACGTTGTACTTCTCCGCGACCTTCTGGGGCAGCGAGCTCCACACCAGCTTGGCGACGCCGATGCCGGACTCGCCGGGGCCTCCCGGGTTGACCACGAGGGTGCGCGGGGCGTTGCCCGCGCCCGCGATGGACAGCGTCAGCTTGATCTGGCGGCCGTCCGGCTTCTTGTGGTCGAGCGGCACCTTGAGCGTGGAGCAGTAGGTGCCGCGCGGCGCGTCGGTCCCGGCGGGACAGGTGCCCCAGCGCGGTCCTGCCGCCGGGGCCGCGGCGTGCGCCGTCGCGGGCATCCCCACGGCGAGCAGGCTCAGGGCCCCGGCGACGGCGGCGGTGCCGCCGACGATGCGCTTCGGTCTCATGTGCTGTCTTCCCGTCAACTCGATGGCTCTCGGCAGGGAGGACGGTGGAAACAGGTGCCGGG is a window from the Streptomyces spectabilis genome containing:
- a CDS encoding ATP-binding protein, translated to MSRHERGLEEHGTDNGSWSTPRLFLSGFPADVPDRELVKFRVRLFAMLGEIVNHYRPDPFTLSAGYGTLPPRPGQEPARWPAEEEPQTPAFSTVDPLYTFDQLVLPEETVDRLLDCVSLVEVAPLVFDTWNLRSIEPHPSTAVNFRGPPGTGKTMAAHAIAHRLGRRILSCRLSDLESKYHGDGPKNLAALFAAAKEQHAVLFVDEAESLLSRRFAQPQQAAESAINSMRTELLMALDTFQGLVIFASNLPHSYDAAVESRLLHVDFVLPDHAARRRIWQTHLPAELPVHDDVSLEELADVGDVSGRDIKLAVILAAVGTARRRQDAVTRDSLLTALKEQRTPPPSPPAPDESGAELSDEGKRSVAEQLRRRLADAKADSGAGHEGASGTDGGDAETPA
- a CDS encoding S8 family peptidase, whose protein sequence is MPRPPRRVAATALATAALATGLVTAPGATAGQRAPAPLHEADHALPGRYIVTLDPSVPSDRAAEQWRLPVRQTFREVLNGFSADLTPRQLRTVRRLPGVAAVEQVGIISGPRSTTWRRVADPTASWGLDRIDQRRLPLDGTFTPGEDGEGTTAYILDSGIDFDHADFEGRATLGYDAFGGDGKDCYGHGTSVASLAGGAVHGVARKARLVSVRVLNCENRGTSEGLLAGYEWVAKNAVPAAVVNSSLSSPLFPTTDAAVDKLAKDHGILTVAAAGNQGGNACLRSPARAASVLAVGNSTRGDIQSATSNYGRCVSLYAPGHQVLAARMGGGSATVNGTSFAAPYTTGAVLLALDDDAASTPAVLKQRIIDAATPDVLTVGPGSPNRLLYLGPSLTPDDPEEDNG
- a CDS encoding STAS domain-containing protein — encoded protein: MSEPWQQDILRRRPALPVSRRTGWSSRSRVLAGHTVVELRGEIDLDADAELRLYLDGMTCRPFVRLVVDLRPVTFIDCVGLSLLVRAHRRVRERAGRLLLVGSDPLLLRTLRITGLDRPLPAHPTLDHALAAGEASPPAVEDVMGATGSEGPSVVSQGYGETPQDPTV